In Xiphophorus hellerii strain 12219 chromosome 8, Xiphophorus_hellerii-4.1, whole genome shotgun sequence, the genomic window ATATTTAGCCTAATTTAATCCTAAAGCGCTTTATTTACTTGGTAtgtagtggaagctaatgctaaagcttcAACTATGTTGACATCCATGTTCTGTAAAGACTTTAGgtattgatttatgtttttatcttcttctctactgttggttttattttgttcctgcaggttttttggttttaataaagaaattgggggaagaaagagagacagtgaggaagagaggaaatggaactgctgCGTTAACAATCTCCAccaacttcaaaataagagccaATATCAACGAAATCTTACCAATCAATAAccaaaactttattcaactgaaaatgtacaaaaataattgCACTTATCTTAATTTAGTTTAAGATAATTGCactaaaatttttaaaagttagcaaaaatgctaagcTAAATTTAGTTTTGCTATTAGCGGATTAGCAGAAATGTGCCCAACAGTTTCAcagttttttccttcagtttaaAGGAGTTTCGTCAGAGAGGaatagaaacaaatattttcttagcTTAGCTCCAAAACCAACTCAGTTCTTATGAAATGTTGGCTTTCTGTAGTTGAAAACAGACTTTCACAAGGAAATAAATCCCGTCTTCTCCCACCAGGATCCTTCCTGTTGGCTCACTCCCGGCTGGGCCCGCGCTCCGGCTACGTTAGCAGCGTGATCAGCCCCATCCTGCCGGGCAACACCAGGTTCTGCCTCAGGTTCtacttctctctgagaggtgaTCCGACTCCGGCTGTGAAGTCTCTCTGGTGTGAGCGGTTTGCAGGAATGTTGGGTTTTTCTGAATGAAAACTGTGGCAGGTTTCAACCAGACGGAGCAGGCGCTGGTGGTTTACCTGCTGCAGCAGGGAGGCCGGCAGGAGAAGATCTGGACCCAGGCAGAAAAGTCCAGGGGAATCTGGATCTCAGCAGACGTGTCCTTCCAGACGTCGCAGGCGGCCAAGGTCAGTGGAAGACAAGAGAGAATCGCATGTGGAGGAATAAACACGGTAataaacagagagagagactggAGGGAGAGAAAAACCACGGGAAAATGAGTCTTGAaccgtcagataatgcttctgcatgtcGGTGTTCCtgctaaagcttttttttttttgccccgattttccctttacgacaatcttacgtcctgcagtgtgtgctGTGTTACGTGGTGGTGTGTTCGATATGCCCGATCTAAAATCCGACATAGTGaacattgtcttggcccgattatctcagcctgtggggtttttccTGACTGAGAGGAGAACGCTGCCGACATTCCTTAAATCGTgtcgtgtgaaccagacctaaaactcacaagctccaCTCCTCTCATCTTGTCTCTCCACTGCCCTAACACTCTCCGACTCGGGTCGCTATGATgacgtttacatatcccttcaaaataagatacagatgtgCCACAAAAAcgaatattttacttttgtgaaaattttaactcatgataacgactaatgggagccctgagcttgtttctctgtaACCAGACGGTCTCATCCCAATGAGAGAGGAAAGAGATGAACACGCTGAAAAAACGCAGAGGAAAACGGTTATTGAACTTTCCTGATACCATGGTacccgaagtgttgcttatgcacagggtgctCATGGTCTCTACGTGgtgaagcagtttgaagcttccTCATTAacatcatgcagagcttggaatgtgggaatcacctgccGGGATAAATCcgttctcctgtctcttctctgggccttttctcttcacaaagaaactttccaaaaacgtctgatctgtttctgactcattttgctgcttgtggatCAACGTTGGCGCacaagacgtaaccgagagaatccggttaaaggattttcaaactaaaagatcctccagactcaaataatacataaaacggaaatatttaattatttcttgtgcggcgcctcacttcctgtttgcctTCTTCAGATGGCGTTCGTCAGCACCTGCAGGAGTTTCTGGGACTGCGGCTCCGTGGCGCTGGACGACGTCAGCCTGAACCTGGGAGACTGTGAGCTGACGGCCGGTAACGACGTCTGTCTCTTTTCCAACAGACTGCAGCAGATTTAAGGATGAAAACATATGTTAATTTTAAAGTCTAAATactaatttttaacatttttatatttgaatttgtttttgttaacttGGAGTGTTTTCAGGCAGTTACTTTCTTTTCAggtaaacatttattattattatttattatagattcttatttttttaaaacttttttttcatgcagttttttttattatttttttattagtgctgtttttgttttacttttatttttttatttttttcaggtaaaaagtttgtttagattttttcaatttttaacagatttttttaagcaaacagtttcttctttataatttttttattttgtacctttaaatttctttatttcttttattggaGTAAgtagttgtttttaaatatattaaacatttgtatttattgtacatttcttaagttaaattgttttttccaGGTAAACAGTGTCATGTATCAGTCACTTATTTTATTCTCTACCAGCAGCTGGTGGATTCTTTCTCAGGGTCGAACCAATCATGTGGTTTCTCCTGTCTCAGGCTTCCTGTCTGCGCCGCTGCCTGGACACTGTGACTTTGAGGCCGGACTCTGCGGATACTCCCAGGACAAACACAGGGACGCTGCCACCTGGCACCAGAGGAGGGGCCCCACTCCCACTTCCTACACGGGCCCCAGAGGGGACCACACCACAGGACTCGGTGAGGTCACCCCCccgtcacttcctgtttcctgttgagGCAGCGGCATCCCTCAGACAGCGCCCCCTCTGCCTGCGACAGGGTACTACATGTACATCGAGGCGTCGCCCATGCTGCCGGGTCAGAGCGCGCGGCTGCGGTCCCGTCCTGTCCGGGGAACCCGGGGCCCTCAGTGTCTCCGGTTCTTCTACCACATGTACGGGTCGGGAACCGGGAAGCTCCGGGTGCTCGCCGACAAGGACGGAGAGGAagtgttgctatggcaacggaGCGGCGAGCAAAGCATCGCCTGGCTGAGAGCCCAGCTGGAATACCAGAGCCAGAGTCACCATCAGGCGAGACAGAAATAAATCCTGTTATTGTTGATCTGCTGagacatataaaataaaataaatatgttttagtccctttaacatgtaaaaaagaaacaaaaagtataTAAACATCtatttatattcaaatatatacagtaatatatatatatacattaagGATGATTCATGTTTCCATGGTAATACTGTAAGTTTATGTACACaattttcataataaattttCTTGCTCATGCCACTGATGTAATTCATAACATCACCAccaaatcaatattttaattctataTTATACataataattcattaattatATAACATAATATGTACTTTTGGACtatgaataaaattatatttagtaGTGATATTAAGGTATTGGTGCCAACGGTAGTCATAATTAATCTGAGTCGTCTCAAAATCCAAACAattattgtttagtttgttgttcctgtaaagttaaaataaaataaatggctataataacaaacaaaaaataataacagtggTACGATAAAATGGTGCTAATGATAGCAGCAGAGTAGCTTAGGAATCATAAAGCATCTGGTGTTCACATGTTGGTGTGAGGGgccccaaatgaaaatctggTTAGGGCCCCCAAAAAGCTTTGACCGGCcctgttgaaacaaaaacaaagtatttccAATAACTTCTGAGttcattgaatcaatgttgttaatttatttctgaaaacaacagaagctgctgtaaataaacatcattttgttttcaggttgAATTAGTGGAAACATTTTGGGCCTGAAGTCACTTTTTCTTCtatatcatcatcatcatcatcatcatcatcatcatcatcatcgtttCTCTTCTGTAGCAGAATCCAAACTAACAGGATGAAAGATGGTGAAACTAGAAAACATTGATGACAACATTTGAGCTGCTGCCATGACATTAACCCAGATAAGGACATAATTTTAGATTCTTACTCCCATTTATCCATCATCACTTTTCCTATAAACATGGAGGTGAAGCCAAACAGCCGTAAATGGTTCCGTTTCATCCAGAGGCTTAAAATGGTCAAGcagttaaaaagaaagaaacggaacaagtgaaaagaaaatctgcttttttaaacTTGACAAAATCATGAAGTCATGAATCGTCCCTAACTTCATTTTCTATCCAAACATGTTAGCTAAAGCTAAAATATCCTAGCATAGCCTTTAGTTTACTTAAGTCCAGCTTGTTCTAATTCCAGTTTacattagcttagcttagcttagttCTCGTCTTTATGAGGCTAACTTAATGTATTATTTCAGCAGATTTTAGCTTTTCTTggataattttaatttttcttgttttagttaaatttagctttttagtTCATTCTCATTCAAATTCTGTTAGTTTTTAACTTGGCTTAGTTTACAAAAAGAAGTTAAACTTCTTTAGTTTTCATTTGAATACTGTTGTCACAGTTAAGTTTAACTTTGCTCAGTTTCTTGACTTATTTTATCTAAATTTTCTCTTTAGCAAATGTTAGTCTAGTTAATCTTAGCACATCTGTttgcttttaacatttttcatttgatttagttaaatgttaaaaatcttaGACTCAAGCTAAAATATTGatttagcatgtttttgttgtacTTGAGTTATTTTTAGTTTCGGTCAATATAAATTATGTTAGCATGgcttaatttattataatttagtGTATTAAACCAGCGTCAaagcttattttatttcatttatataatCACAAATTAGCttactttttattatattaGATTCTATTTtcccttgttttgtttttttagtctCATATTAGCTCATGTTAACTCATTGGAGATTAGCTTTAGCAGTGTTGATTTAATTAAgcaaaataaacttattttatctaatatataatgtattattttaaagttaaagtaaaagtttagttttatgATTTAGTTTAGTTGTCCATAAAggatttaattgtgttttttttgcagattgtgTTTGAAGCGACTCGCGGTTCTTCAGTCAGGAGCGACATCGCCATCGATGACATCATGTTGGACAGCGGTCCTTGCCCAGGTGACCCTCTCCCTCTGAACTACATCAAATAATCAGATTATATTCCTGACTCCTCCGTGTTTTCCTGCAGAGTCGGAGGTCGGCGTCGCCGTGGGAAGCTCCAACGAGATCGAGTAGAAATATCTGCAGTAGGATGCATGAACCCTCCACTTTcctcactttttatttttgcacattagACAACCCGAAGCGTTGTTGACTCCTACATGTCAGCTGGAACATGTGGACTAAAGAAATTCAGTTTTGAACGGGGCAACATGTCAGATATATCAGGCTTTCTCTCTGCACTGATGCACCACAGGGTGTCAGACGGTGTTTTCCTTCACACTTATATGCATTAGATTAATGCTCATTGCTTAAATAAACCCAAGAATGTCGTTAAATAAGATTGTTTGTTgtcacattttgaaataaaacgtGCAGGAATCGTCAGAACAAGAATATGAAACCatcatattcagatttattaCACAAACTGTACATCTGTAGGGTTTTTCCTCGAGTCTTTAGGCGGCGCTACAGGATGAGAGTCCCGTCGTTCGGGTATTTCATGGACGCCATCTGCCGCGTCATTGCCAGAACGTCCTGAAAGCCGGTGCTGAGTCCAGACATGTGCTGGAAGTACGCCTCCTTTTCCACCTGGACCGAAAGATTGTTCACCCCGGCGTCTTTCAAAATGGCCGTCACCTGGAGACGCAGTCAGATAATCAGGTTGCACAATATAATCTGCGATAATAATTGAAGCTGCGGTAGGAAACTGGTTTGAGCTGACCTGCTGGATGATCCGCTGTTCCACCACGTCTGACATGACCTGCAGGTGGATGGTCCCGGCGATCACGTTGGCCGAATGCCTCCAGAAATGAGGGTCTCTGTACGACAGAACTCCTTCAATCTTCTCAATCTGCAACAGGACAAAATGATTGAAGAAGTCTTGCTAATTACCATGTTGGTTTAGTGTTTTAGCACTAGCTTCTTCTAAATACAACATTGATTTAGCATTTAGCGCTACTTTCTGCTTGATACTATGTCAGTACAACACTTCAGCTTTAGCCTCCACTTAAAATGCTGGCGTAGCGCTTTAGGGTTAGCTTTTGATAAATACCATTTTGATATCGCGCTGTAACtttagtttatttcaaataaCATGCTAATATAGCTTTAACTTCCACTAAATACAACAGTAGTGTAGCGCTTTTTTTTGCTAGCTCCTTCTAAATACCATGTTCATATAGCGCTCAAGCATTAGCTTCTAGTAAATAACATTCTGGTTGATTTAGCATTACTATATGTTTAGTACCATGTTGGTAAAacaatttagcattagctaccGCTTAATAACATGCTGTTATAGCACTGTAGCATTAGCTTACAGTAAATAACATGCTAGTATTACATTAGCTTCCATTGTTACAATGTAGCTGTAGTGCTTTtttgttagcttctgctaaaggTTAAGTAACATTTAGCAGTATTAGGATTAACTCTGCATAATCCAGCAGAATTAACTCcagtttcttctttcagttgAGATGATGTGTTGGAAAGTCTCATTTTGTTGCTATAATCTTAAACTTTGGTTTAAGATGTGAGGATCTGGGCCTCCTCACCTTCTCCAAGGCGCTGTTCAGGTCCTTCTCTTGTTCCGGAGGAGTCCGCAGGAGGAGAACCTCGCAGGCGTCCTTCAGCAGCGGGATGACGCTCAGAAAAATTAGCGTGGCGATGAAGAGCGAGCAAATCGGGTCGGCGATCAGCCAGCCGAACTGCCGGATGAGGATGGTGGAGATGATGACGCCGACGCTGCCCAGAGTGTCGGCCAGAACGTGGAGGAAAACGCCTGGAAGGAGCAAAACCAGTTCAGGGAATTATCGCGTTTCCACGAACTTCTCTGCGCCGCAGCGACAAACCTCGCATGTTGGCGTTCATTCCTCTGCTGCCCGAGCCGTGGGAGTGGGCGTGGCCATGTCCGCCGTGGGAGTGGCCATGTCCGCCGTGGGCGTGGCCGTGCTCGCCGTGGGAGTGGCCATGATGCGAGTGTCCGTGGTCCTGAGACGAGCAGCTTTTCCCGCCGTGGGCGTGGGAGTGGGCGTGGCTGAAGGCGCAGATTCCCACCAGGTTGACCAGCAGACCGCCAACAGACACCGGCTGCAGAAACGACAAATTATCAAACGGCGTTTCAGATGAACGAGGATTAgagccactgaaaaaaaaaaaaaaaaaaaatctgtccttttctcagaattctgactttaatcttctgggatcaaatgacagaaattttaggagaaaaaactaaattctgagaaaaatgctAGAATTTTGAGCTTACAGTcagatttcagagaaaaaaagatacaaattctaagtttaaaatcagaatttggagaaaaacggacaaaaaaaatggcaaaatacttgaaaaaaaaagtaaagattccgagataaaaacataaaaaatctgaaaaaatggcaaaattctggggaaaaaaagtaaattcaggGACAATTGAATTcagagattaaagtcagaattctttattttttagtgGCTCTAATTGTCTTCCGTAGTTTGTGTCTCTGAGCTTTAAGTGGTTCTGGCTGTTTGCAGGTCGCAGTGACCCGTAACCTGATCCAGAGAAGCTTCAGATCTGAGGTCCAATTAAACCCGATCCGTCTGATCTCAGAACCGTTTGTTTCCTCATCCAGAGCAGCGAACGTGTTAAAGAGAGTTGTGACACCAACAGTTCTCACTCTCACACGTTAATTCCATCATTCATTCATAAAGCTCCTCTTTAAATCAGAGCTCCATTTGGACCGgatcaggttctgttctgaagGCCACCCTGACCCAgatttctcttctttaaatcctgtttgctaataataataatattttctgtcaaacatCTGGAGGAGCTTAAATCACCCGACTGCGTTTACTCTGCTGATCCAACAAAGTtcttccagaaccagaacaaaccCGACTGTTTTCACTCCGGACTCGGTTTATTTTGGCTTTTGATCCGGAGTTTGTGCAGATAAAACTCACGGTCAGCATGTCGGTGTTAATGTTGGGCGGATCCAGCAGGCGGCTGACCGACTCCACGAACACAAAGAAGGCGATGACCATGAGGAAGAGGCCGTTGATGAAGCCCGACAGAATCTCCACGCGGCCGAACCTGCAAGACGAAAACATTCAGGAGAAACCAGACCGGACCTGGAAACTACGGCACAGCATTAGGGACACGAGAAACAGGACAAAGGAGtcatttctgataaaaaaaaagtcaaaatttctagaaaaaaattagaagcatataaaaattgcaagaaaaaaatttttattttcaaattaatctcagaaatttcctacaaaaaaaataaggaaatttcaggtttaaaagtaaaaataaaatttaagaaaaaaaacatttttagaagagaaaaatgtttcaagttgaaaattatttttttttgcagctcaggaatttctgtttttttccacaaaatgtttGAGATGGATCTTAAGATTCGATagaaaaatttcagaaattttgagcttaatcaaaaatgtcaaaaagttgcatattttcaacttttagaaattctgtaaaattctcaaaattactgttttttcgagcaaatatttgacttttaaaactcagaaatttgacagtttaaaaaaaatatttgagctCGATCTCaagatttctgtgtttttttggcagcgattttctcttttttacttttctacTTTGGCCCTAATGTGGCGCCGTAGAACGGCCGCGGCGGTTTTACCCGTAGGAGAAGATCCTGGTGGCCTTCCAGCGGGTCATGAGGGCGGCGAACAGGCCCAGAACCAGAGCGGAGCAGTCGAACAGCATGTGGAAGCCGTCAGAGATCAGGCCCAGGCTGTTGGTCCAAACGCCGTAGAACAGCTCCACGAACGTGAAGGCCTGCGGAAAACCAACAActctggttgctatggtgatttTAATAGCGTCACAATCAAACTGAAGGCATGGAGGTGAACTTTAGGTCAACCACCTTAAACCTTAATCAGATAATTTAGCTTCGTTAGCAATGAAACTTTGATTTATTCTCATAATGTTACAACTTTCATCCTATGATTTTATCCTCGTATTTCTGACTTCATTCTCGCATCGTTACGACTTTAATGGCGCGGTACTTGACCTTTGCACCATAACGAcctttgtttgtattttctcctGAGCGTCTCGTCGTCTTTGGTCGACCTACCAGGTTGAGACACAGGAAGTAGAAGATCTGCCGGGAGTCGTACTCCTCCAGGATCTGTTTGAGCGAATCCTTGATGAAGCGCGGCAGCGACTGCGACGTGTGCTGCAGGGCGTCGCCCATGAAGTTGTACAGCGGCGTCCCCTCAGGCGAGTAGCCCACCAGCGTTCCCTTCTGCCCCTTCTTGGACGGCGCCGTCAGGATGCTGGAGGCTGCGGGGGGCAGAGCGGCGGTCAGAGGACGAACTGAGGCGCTGTTGGTTCTAACTCCGTTCGTCACCCACCCATGACGAAGAAGACGGCGCTGACGATGACTCCGCCGGAGAGCACGTGCTCCGTGGCGAGCTGCGTCGGCGGCGGTCGGCGCAGCGGGCCGGTCCAGAAGTTGGCCAGCGCCAGCGCGGCCGGGAAGAGGGCGAAGGCGCCGTAGCGGGCGCAGCGCGGAGCCTCCATCTTGGCGCTGCAGACGGCTTCGACGTAAAACTCCAGGATCACGACGGAGAAGATGATCATGGCGAACGGGACGGCGAGCGAAGACCAGGAGTCCACTTTGCTCTGCAGAACAAAATATAGAGACAGTTTGGAAAAACGttacaaaattatgtttataaatatttgtacaataagtttgattaaattaatctactgagtgtcaaaataaaaataattacacataaaaaattaaaacaggatgtaggaaatatttactttttgtctgaatatttattgtttatatgaataaataaatgatgatttttgtctctgtttctcTGATGACTTTCAATTAAAAGGTaaagtttcaaatatttattattttttatttgagttcaaataaatttcttcccgtaaaagaaaagatgaacGGATTAAAAAAGAATAGATGAGAAGATTTAGGGATGAATAAATTcagagagaaaggaaggaaCGAGGGATTAAGGAAAGGAGAAATGGGAAGGATGGAAGGAATGAAGGATAAAGTAAAAGGAACAAAcagggaaggaaagaaggaaataaaGTGGGGAAGTAATGATGAATGAAAGgatggatgttttctttcttcctgcGGTGCCTCTTTGATCGCCCCTAACTCTCCCGGCTGGTCACCTCGGTGGTGGCGGTCAGGACGGCGGCCCAGGGCAGCATCACGGCGGCGGACAGCAGGCTGTCGAGCGCGTAGAGCCGCTTGGCTCCGCCGAGCTCCACCGACAGCTTCCTGGAGGCCGTGTGGAAGCCGACCTTCAGGCAGAGCGACACCACCAGCAGAACCACGCCGCCCTGCAGGCGGAGCGGAGACA contains:
- the LOC116724495 gene encoding zinc transporter 5, producing MEDKYSSNVLSGGKLGMVEVPDSRLTRYIVLLILSKILKALGIFESYDILKVVHIVQFIFILKFGSAVILLVFQKPFSSGKVISKRQWIKLVKHAVSSCVISLLGFFGLTLCGPLRTLLLFEHSDVVVVALLGVLFTNSGGGPSKTRGAAFFIIAVICLLLFDNDQLMAKMGDHHPEGHHDSALTHFLYTAISLLGVADHKGGVVLLVVSLCLKVGFHTASRKLSVELGGAKRLYALDSLLSAAVMLPWAAVLTATTESKVDSWSSLAVPFAMIIFSVVILEFYVEAVCSAKMEAPRCARYGAFALFPAALALANFWTGPLRRPPPTQLATEHVLSGGVIVSAVFFVMASSILTAPSKKGQKGTLVGYSPEGTPLYNFMGDALQHTSQSLPRFIKDSLKQILEEYDSRQIFYFLCLNLAFTFVELFYGVWTNSLGLISDGFHMLFDCSALVLGLFAALMTRWKATRIFSYGFGRVEILSGFINGLFLMVIAFFVFVESVSRLLDPPNINTDMLTPVSVGGLLVNLVGICAFSHAHSHAHGGKSCSSQDHGHSHHGHSHGEHGHAHGGHGHSHGGHGHAHSHGSGSRGMNANMRGVFLHVLADTLGSVGVIISTILIRQFGWLIADPICSLFIATLIFLSVIPLLKDACEVLLLRTPPEQEKDLNSALEKIEKIEGVLSYRDPHFWRHSANVIAGTIHLQVMSDVVEQRIIQQVTAILKDAGVNNLSVQVEKEAYFQHMSGLSTGFQDVLAMTRQMASMKYPNDGTLIL